In one Chryseobacterium camelliae genomic region, the following are encoded:
- the rimO gene encoding 30S ribosomal protein S12 methylthiotransferase RimO — MRTKSVGKKKINVVTLGCSKNVYDSEVLMSQLKANGKEVVHEDKGDIVVINTCGFIDNAKEESINTILDYVEAKNRGEVEKVFVTGCLSERYKPDLIKEIPDVDQYFGTRDLPILLKHLGADYKHELVGERLTTTPKHYAYLKISEGCDRPCSFCAIPLMRGGHVSTPIEKLVNEAAKLAKKGTKELILIAQDLTYYGLDIYKKRALGDLLKELVKVEGIEWIRLHYAFPSGFPEDVLDIIREEPKVCNYIDIPLQHINSDLLKSMKRGTTHEKTDALLAKFREKVPDMAIRTTLIVGYPGETEERFQELKDWVKEQKFDRLGCFTYSHEENTTAYVLEDDIPQEVKEARVEEIMELQSQISWEKNQEKIGKTFKCVFDRKEGNYFIGRTEYDSPDVDNTVLVSAEDTYISIGEFAEVKITSAEEFDLYGELV, encoded by the coding sequence ATGCGAACAAAATCTGTAGGTAAAAAGAAAATTAACGTAGTCACATTGGGATGTTCCAAAAATGTGTACGATTCTGAAGTTTTAATGAGCCAGTTGAAAGCCAATGGTAAAGAAGTGGTGCATGAAGACAAAGGAGATATTGTAGTGATCAATACCTGCGGATTTATCGATAATGCCAAAGAAGAATCTATTAATACTATTTTAGATTATGTGGAGGCTAAAAACAGAGGCGAGGTTGAGAAGGTTTTTGTTACCGGATGTCTTTCGGAAAGATACAAACCAGACTTAATTAAAGAAATTCCGGATGTGGATCAATACTTTGGAACCAGAGATCTTCCGATTTTGTTGAAACATTTAGGAGCAGATTATAAGCATGAATTGGTAGGAGAGAGATTAACGACCACGCCAAAGCATTATGCCTATCTTAAAATATCAGAAGGTTGCGACAGACCATGTTCGTTTTGTGCAATTCCGTTGATGAGAGGAGGGCATGTTTCCACTCCGATTGAAAAACTGGTGAACGAAGCGGCTAAACTTGCCAAAAAAGGAACCAAAGAATTAATCCTTATTGCGCAGGATCTTACGTATTACGGATTAGATATCTATAAAAAAAGAGCATTGGGAGACCTTTTAAAAGAATTGGTAAAAGTAGAAGGAATAGAATGGATCAGATTGCATTATGCATTTCCAAGCGGTTTCCCGGAAGATGTACTTGATATCATCAGAGAAGAACCTAAAGTGTGTAACTATATAGATATTCCGTTACAGCATATCAATTCTGATCTTCTTAAATCGATGAAGAGAGGAACTACTCATGAAAAAACAGATGCCTTACTGGCTAAATTCAGAGAGAAAGTTCCGGATATGGCCATTAGAACGACTCTTATTGTAGGATATCCGGGAGAAACTGAAGAAAGATTCCAGGAGCTGAAAGACTGGGTGAAAGAACAGAAGTTTGACAGATTAGGATGCTTTACCTATTCTCATGAAGAAAATACAACCGCTTACGTGTTGGAAGACGATATTCCGCAGGAAGTGAAAGAAGCGAGAGTGGAAGAGATTATGGAGCTTCAGTCACAGATTTCTTGGGAAAAGAACCAGGAGAAGATTGGAAAGACTTTTAAATGTGTTTTTGACAGAAAAGAAGGAAACTATTTTATCGGAAGAACAGAATATGATTCTCCGGATGTGGATAATACGGTTTTGGTGTCTGCCGAAGATACCTATATCTCTATCGGTGAGTTTGCCGAGGTGAAAATTACGTCTGCTGAAGAGTTTGATCTATACGGAGAACTCGTATAG
- the rfbC gene encoding dTDP-4-dehydrorhamnose 3,5-epimerase: MKIKETPLKDCYIIEPTVFEDDRGYFFEKYNEKKFEEMTGMNGHFVQDNISKSSYGVLRGLHLQKGEHAQAKLVSCLEGKVWDVAVDLREDSPTFGKWFGIELTAENKLQLYVPRGFGHGFSVLSETAVFSYKCDNFYNKESEGAVKFNDPELNIDWQIDEKDAVLSEKDQNAPYFKEKNF, encoded by the coding sequence ATGAAAATCAAAGAAACCCCGTTAAAAGATTGTTATATTATAGAACCGACTGTATTTGAAGATGACAGAGGATATTTCTTTGAAAAGTATAATGAGAAAAAATTTGAAGAAATGACCGGAATGAACGGGCATTTTGTTCAGGATAATATCTCAAAATCTTCATATGGTGTTTTAAGAGGTTTACATTTGCAGAAAGGAGAGCATGCACAGGCAAAACTGGTTTCATGCTTGGAAGGGAAAGTTTGGGATGTAGCCGTAGATCTGAGAGAAGATTCTCCAACTTTTGGAAAATGGTTTGGAATAGAGCTTACTGCCGAAAATAAATTACAGTTGTACGTACCGAGAGGTTTTGGACACGGATTCTCTGTACTGAGTGAAACAGCAGTTTTCTCTTATAAATGTGATAACTTTTATAATAAAGAGTCTGAAGGAGCTGTGAAATTTAATGATCCTGAATTAAATATCGACTGGCAAATAGACGAAAAGGATGCAGTGCTTTCCGAAAAAGATCAAAATGCTCCTTATTTTAAAGAGAAGAATTTTTAA
- a CDS encoding sugar transferase codes for MRKYLNLSRSSERYLFINVSSISEKIFKEADFRNSHKSVFFDSKVDKKNISEYISKLNVKTIIIETSDLNHLPEKLTNEIIEAKLNGVQVYEIHEFYEKINGRIPLVKLNSDEYLVDDVFSIGLDYFDFVFKRAVDVIVSILLLPLAMFIILLGCLFVFISSPGNVFFSQERVGKNSKRFKIYKLRTMTKKHDGGYTKDKDDRLFPVGKFLRKTKIDELPQLFNVLNGDMSIIGPRPERPKYVKESVAENSYFDLRHLVKPGITGWAQVNLPKATPKDNLKKLEYDLYYIKSYTPYLDFKILLRTIKVVFTFNSN; via the coding sequence ATGAGAAAATATTTAAATCTTTCCAGGAGTTCTGAAAGATACCTTTTTATAAATGTAAGCAGTATCTCTGAAAAAATTTTTAAGGAAGCGGACTTTAGAAATTCACATAAATCTGTGTTTTTCGACTCGAAAGTTGATAAAAAGAATATTTCGGAGTATATTAGTAAGTTAAATGTAAAAACTATAATTATCGAAACTTCAGATTTGAATCATTTGCCTGAAAAGCTCACTAACGAAATTATTGAGGCAAAGCTAAACGGAGTACAGGTCTATGAAATCCATGAATTTTATGAAAAAATAAATGGCAGGATTCCATTAGTAAAACTTAACTCGGATGAATATTTGGTGGATGATGTTTTTTCAATAGGCCTAGATTATTTTGATTTTGTTTTCAAAAGAGCTGTTGATGTAATTGTTTCAATACTTTTGCTTCCACTTGCTATGTTTATTATTTTACTAGGTTGTCTATTTGTTTTTATCAGTTCTCCCGGCAATGTCTTTTTTAGTCAGGAAAGAGTTGGAAAAAACTCAAAGAGATTTAAAATTTACAAGCTGAGAACCATGACTAAAAAACATGATGGAGGCTATACAAAAGATAAAGACGACAGGCTTTTTCCTGTCGGGAAATTTTTGAGGAAAACAAAAATAGATGAGTTGCCGCAATTATTCAATGTTTTGAATGGAGATATGAGTATAATAGGACCTAGACCGGAGCGCCCAAAATACGTTAAAGAATCGGTTGCAGAAAATTCCTATTTTGATCTAAGACATCTTGTAAAACCGGGGATTACAGGTTGGGCCCAGGTAAATCTTCCAAAAGCTACTCCAAAAGATAATCTGAAAAAGCTTGAGTATGATTTGTATTACATCAAAAGCTACACTCCATATTTAGATTTTAAAATTTTACTTAGAACTATAAAAGTGGTATTTACTTTTAATAGTAATTAA
- a CDS encoding glycosyltransferase family 2 protein yields MKISIITVCWNSEKYLKTAIESVLNQTCKNIEYIIIDGGSTDKTLDIIKYYEPLFEGRMRWISEKDKGIYDAMNKGIGMATGDIVGLLNSDDFYIDSTSLGKIVETFTHENVDCVYADLYYVKENDTDKIVRKWVTGNKRPFNKGWHPAHPAFFVKKEIYNRLGDFNLKYRIAADFEIMLRFLEKYSISSHYLKEFILKMRLGGESNKSFDNIKKGKNEILNAFKENQIKTPFYYPYKRWFFKVLQYLAR; encoded by the coding sequence ATGAAAATAAGTATTATTACTGTCTGCTGGAATAGTGAAAAATATTTGAAAACGGCTATAGAATCTGTTTTAAATCAGACTTGCAAAAATATTGAATACATTATTATAGATGGTGGTTCTACGGATAAAACCCTTGATATTATCAAATACTATGAGCCTTTATTTGAAGGTAGGATGAGGTGGATAAGTGAAAAAGATAAAGGGATTTATGATGCAATGAATAAAGGAATAGGAATGGCAACAGGTGATATTGTCGGCTTGCTTAATTCCGATGACTTTTATATAGATAGCACTTCCTTAGGTAAAATTGTAGAAACTTTTACGCATGAAAATGTAGATTGTGTATATGCTGATCTCTATTATGTAAAAGAAAATGATACAGATAAAATTGTTCGTAAATGGGTTACAGGAAATAAACGTCCATTTAATAAAGGTTGGCACCCTGCTCATCCCGCATTTTTTGTAAAAAAAGAGATATATAACAGATTGGGTGATTTTAATTTGAAATATAGAATTGCCGCGGATTTCGAGATTATGTTGAGATTTTTGGAAAAATATTCTATTTCATCTCATTACCTCAAAGAATTTATTTTGAAGATGAGATTAGGAGGAGAATCTAACAAAAGTTTTGATAATATCAAAAAAGGGAAGAATGAGATACTTAATGCATTTAAAGAAAACCAAATAAAAACACCTTTTTATTATCCGTACAAACGTTGGTTTTTCAAAGTTTTGCAGTATTTGGCAAGATAA
- a CDS encoding NAD-dependent epimerase/dehydratase family protein — translation MKKIVILGGGGFIGGHLGKRLKADGHYVRICDIKKHEYFEHSEICDEFIVGDLTDPVVVKLVIEDGIDEVYQLAADMGGALYIFTGEHDADVMHNSATINLNVARECVVKNVGKVFYSSSACMYPEHNQLDPNNPNCEESSAYPANPDSEYGWEKLFSERLFLAYNRNYNLNVRIARFHNIFGPQGTWNGGKEKSPAAMCRKVAEENGGGEIEVWGNGQQTRSFLYIDECIEAVLRLMNSEFKEPVNIGSEEMVSINELAQMAIDISQKELSIKNLEGEEFYKKYGFKCPLGVKGRNSHNKLYRENIGWEVSQPLRTGMEQTYTWISEQVLKSKETAFTI, via the coding sequence ATGAAAAAAATTGTAATATTAGGAGGCGGAGGCTTTATTGGAGGACATTTAGGAAAAAGACTGAAAGCTGATGGTCATTATGTGCGTATCTGTGATATAAAAAAACACGAATATTTTGAACATTCTGAAATATGTGATGAGTTTATTGTTGGAGACCTTACAGACCCTGTTGTTGTAAAGCTTGTTATAGAAGATGGTATAGATGAAGTGTATCAACTGGCAGCAGATATGGGCGGAGCATTATATATCTTTACGGGGGAACATGATGCAGACGTTATGCATAATTCTGCGACGATTAATTTAAATGTTGCAAGAGAATGTGTTGTAAAAAACGTGGGTAAAGTTTTTTATTCTTCTTCAGCATGTATGTATCCCGAACATAATCAATTAGATCCCAATAATCCAAACTGTGAAGAAAGTTCGGCATATCCTGCTAATCCTGATTCTGAATACGGTTGGGAAAAATTATTTTCTGAAAGACTTTTTCTTGCCTATAACAGAAATTATAATTTAAATGTAAGAATTGCAAGATTTCATAATATTTTTGGACCTCAAGGAACATGGAATGGAGGAAAGGAAAAATCTCCGGCAGCGATGTGCAGAAAAGTTGCAGAAGAAAATGGAGGAGGTGAAATTGAGGTTTGGGGAAATGGGCAGCAAACAAGATCTTTTCTATATATTGATGAATGTATAGAAGCTGTATTAAGGCTTATGAATTCAGAGTTTAAAGAACCTGTAAATATTGGCAGTGAAGAGATGGTATCCATTAACGAGTTGGCACAAATGGCAATAGACATTTCACAAAAAGAACTTTCCATAAAAAATTTAGAGGGAGAAGAGTTTTATAAAAAATATGGATTTAAATGTCCGTTAGGTGTTAAAGGAAGAAATTCTCATAATAAATTATATAGAGAAAATATTGGATGGGAGGTTTCACAACCATTGAGAACAGGTATGGAGCAAACTTATACATGGATTTCTGAACAAGTTCTAAAAAGTAAAGAAACTGCTTTTACAATATAG
- a CDS encoding glycosyltransferase, whose translation MASYNGRTFIQEQIDSILKQLQDGDELIIVDDKSNDNTIEIIKNYKSELIKLYQNDVNIGYVKTFEKALRLSKNQYICLTDQDDIWIEGRLNKLYKTIKNENVFLVASNFYVNNQSGYELNFLKLKTENSNNFFGNIMKIFLGKSAYYGCTMMINKDLLKYVLPFPKYIEAHDLWLAMSANLLKSVHHLNDDTLIYRIHQNNASLKKRSLLKKFKARYYFFNTIITLLKRINN comes from the coding sequence ATGGCTTCATATAATGGAAGAACATTTATACAAGAGCAAATAGATTCTATCTTAAAACAACTTCAAGACGGTGATGAATTAATTATTGTTGACGATAAGTCTAATGACAATACAATAGAGATAATTAAAAATTATAAAAGTGAGCTGATTAAATTATATCAAAATGATGTAAATATAGGATATGTTAAAACTTTTGAGAAAGCACTTCGGTTATCAAAAAATCAATATATATGTTTAACAGACCAAGATGATATTTGGATTGAAGGAAGGCTAAATAAACTTTACAAAACCATAAAAAATGAAAACGTCTTTTTAGTGGCTTCTAATTTTTACGTCAATAATCAATCCGGTTATGAGTTGAATTTTTTAAAACTGAAAACTGAAAATTCAAATAATTTTTTTGGAAATATTATGAAGATATTTTTAGGGAAATCAGCTTATTATGGTTGTACCATGATGATAAATAAAGACCTGTTAAAATATGTATTACCTTTTCCTAAATATATCGAAGCACACGATTTATGGTTAGCCATGAGTGCAAATCTGCTTAAATCGGTACATCATCTTAATGATGATACACTTATTTATAGAATACATCAAAATAATGCAAGCTTAAAAAAAAGAAGTTTATTAAAAAAGTTTAAAGCTCGATATTATTTTTTTAATACAATTATAACTTTATTGAAAAGAATAAATAACTAA
- a CDS encoding glycosyltransferase family 4 protein, with product MMKVAYLTTIAFDANVSLIKELMNKCDVYFFTEAFSEANNYLNKEALSETITLGTKVDQIQRFSKMIPLEKTYVIKGVKQRNLFKKIYISYKINKILNEINPDVVLLDNHILTYFISAIKYRKKSLLIVHDPFFHSGENFLADRILRKLYFSFIDYKLLLNKNQTKDFINHYKQDPTKVFTSFLSVYEYLTSYHDENYKKDSNLNVLFFGRISPYKGVKFLLDAFVEILKDDGKKNITLTVAGSGNFDFDINPYYSYPQIRIINNYIMPEELSRLINEATIVVCPYTDATQSGVIMSSFAFKKPVIVTNVGGLPEMVNHNKTGIVIEPKNVKAIKEAILYSYDNPDVLKKMAVNIENEYFYGEKSWKHSANHFWNAIQIINNNFTYD from the coding sequence ATGATGAAAGTTGCTTATCTTACTACTATTGCATTTGACGCAAATGTTTCTTTAATAAAGGAATTAATGAATAAATGCGATGTTTATTTTTTTACAGAAGCTTTTTCTGAAGCGAATAATTATTTAAATAAAGAAGCACTATCAGAAACGATTACTTTAGGAACAAAAGTGGATCAGATACAACGTTTTAGTAAAATGATTCCACTTGAGAAAACATATGTTATTAAGGGGGTAAAGCAACGTAATTTATTTAAGAAAATTTATATTTCATATAAGATTAATAAAATATTAAATGAAATTAATCCGGATGTTGTTTTGTTGGATAATCATATTTTAACCTATTTTATATCTGCCATAAAATATAGGAAAAAAAGTTTGTTGATCGTTCATGATCCTTTTTTTCATTCCGGAGAAAATTTTTTAGCTGATAGAATATTGAGAAAATTATATTTTTCTTTTATAGATTATAAGCTGTTGTTAAATAAAAATCAGACAAAGGATTTTATCAATCACTATAAACAAGATCCTACTAAAGTATTCACATCGTTTTTAAGTGTTTATGAATATTTGACTTCATATCATGATGAAAACTATAAAAAAGACTCAAATTTAAATGTACTTTTCTTTGGTAGAATCTCGCCTTATAAAGGTGTAAAATTTTTGTTGGACGCTTTTGTTGAAATTTTGAAGGATGATGGAAAGAAAAATATTACTTTAACAGTTGCTGGAAGTGGAAATTTTGATTTTGATATTAATCCATATTATAGCTATCCTCAAATTAGGATTATTAATAATTACATTATGCCGGAGGAATTATCCAGACTCATAAATGAGGCAACTATAGTAGTTTGTCCTTATACAGATGCCACTCAGAGTGGAGTGATAATGTCTAGTTTTGCTTTTAAAAAACCTGTAATTGTTACAAATGTGGGTGGATTACCTGAAATGGTGAATCATAATAAAACAGGTATTGTTATAGAACCGAAAAATGTAAAAGCTATAAAAGAAGCGATATTATATAGTTATGATAATCCTGATGTTTTAAAAAAAATGGCTGTAAATATAGAAAATGAATATTTTTATGGTGAAAAAAGCTGGAAACATTCTGCTAATCATTTTTGGAATGCAATTCAAATAATAAATAATAATTTCACATATGATTAG
- a CDS encoding EpsG family protein — protein sequence MEPTFSYSYSYPYIIFLLVYFLFFLWENKIRKSDGNINIIRYLSMFIFLFFFGLRGYLDTDFVVYYPVYEGAPTLADTKEVWSFFSNIKDDYLLKIEPGFRILVVLLKSICPDYFFLQFVSSLIDVLFLNYFFKKYSPQYVLGFIVFILFSGLIIEFNLLRNSKAIFLFIYSLQFLKERNATKYFICNGIGLLFHSSAIFYFPLYFFLHKKIPPAFVWGAFVLGNVLYLGQIKYITPIIVGLGNFLGGSYSLMAEFYSASDIYSAGYGITMGYLEKVSTFILFYSFYKKIGEYINDDDLLNIFFNLFFIFSITYLFLSEYTILIDRITTLFVMSYWILYPYLYSILNKMFKMVFAIVLLMFGVYKMANGNNFIIRKYENILWNKPSISRAYYILSKHLDKILNPKKN from the coding sequence ATGGAGCCTACTTTTAGCTATAGTTATTCTTATCCATACATTATATTTTTGTTGGTTTATTTTTTATTTTTTCTATGGGAAAATAAAATAAGAAAAAGCGATGGAAATATAAACATCATCAGATACCTGAGTATGTTTATATTCTTGTTTTTTTTTGGTCTTAGAGGATATTTAGATACCGATTTTGTAGTTTATTATCCGGTATATGAAGGAGCTCCTACACTTGCAGACACGAAAGAAGTCTGGAGTTTTTTTTCAAATATCAAAGATGATTATCTTTTAAAAATTGAGCCAGGATTCAGAATACTTGTTGTTCTTCTCAAAAGTATTTGTCCGGATTATTTTTTTCTTCAGTTTGTTTCTTCTTTAATAGATGTGCTTTTTCTTAATTATTTTTTTAAGAAGTATTCACCTCAATATGTTTTAGGATTTATAGTGTTTATTCTATTTTCCGGGCTTATTATAGAATTTAACCTTCTTAGAAATTCCAAGGCAATATTTTTATTTATATATTCTCTACAATTCCTTAAAGAAAGAAATGCTACTAAATATTTTATATGTAATGGAATAGGACTTCTTTTTCATTCCTCTGCAATTTTCTATTTTCCACTCTATTTTTTTCTCCATAAAAAAATTCCTCCAGCTTTTGTTTGGGGAGCGTTTGTATTAGGAAATGTATTGTATTTAGGACAAATTAAATACATAACACCTATTATTGTTGGTTTGGGGAATTTTCTGGGTGGATCTTATTCTTTAATGGCTGAGTTTTATTCAGCGAGTGATATATATAGCGCTGGGTATGGAATCACAATGGGATATTTGGAAAAGGTTTCGACTTTCATATTGTTTTATAGCTTTTACAAGAAAATTGGCGAATATATTAATGATGATGATTTGCTCAATATTTTCTTTAATCTTTTCTTTATTTTTAGTATTACATATCTGTTTCTGTCAGAGTATACTATATTGATTGATAGAATTACTACTCTTTTTGTAATGTCTTATTGGATACTGTATCCATATTTATATTCCATATTAAATAAAATGTTCAAAATGGTTTTCGCCATTGTATTATTAATGTTTGGGGTTTATAAAATGGCTAATGGTAATAACTTTATAATAAGAAAATATGAAAATATATTATGGAATAAACCTTCGATTAGCAGAGCATATTATATTCTAAGTAAACATCTGGATAAGATACTTAATCCTAAAAAAAACTAA
- a CDS encoding glycosyltransferase family 2 protein codes for MSRKIGIVTVLYNSESVLEEFFETLSTQTHTNFVLYVVDNLSPDNSLAVSKKLASYYQFETVIIENDANYGVAKGNNIGIRKAIEDQCDFVLLSNNDIALENEAIEKLLAGLHKYNADMIVPKIYFYGTHKIWAAGGGFNKRNGITIQYGQEEEDNGQFNTDKQVTYAPTCFMLIKKVVFDSVGMMDENYFVYYDDTDFVHRALNKKQKRLWYISNSVIYHNESTSTGKMSDFSIRFLWRNLVYFALKNYNPFYAGYVIVYNFLYILIILYFRYTRHQWLIALKAYKEGLNLYLNSKLNQKKIISNGAYF; via the coding sequence ATGAGCAGAAAAATAGGCATAGTAACTGTTTTATATAATAGTGAATCAGTTCTTGAAGAGTTTTTTGAAACATTAAGTACACAAACTCATACAAATTTTGTCTTGTATGTAGTAGATAATTTGTCTCCGGATAATTCCTTAGCAGTAAGTAAAAAATTAGCTTCCTATTATCAATTTGAAACCGTTATCATCGAAAACGATGCAAATTATGGAGTTGCCAAAGGAAATAATATAGGAATCAGAAAAGCTATTGAAGACCAATGTGATTTTGTATTACTTTCTAATAATGATATCGCACTTGAAAATGAAGCCATTGAAAAATTGTTAGCTGGTCTACATAAGTATAATGCAGATATGATAGTACCTAAAATCTATTTTTACGGGACTCATAAAATATGGGCAGCAGGAGGCGGTTTTAATAAGCGAAACGGTATTACCATACAATATGGACAAGAAGAGGAAGACAATGGGCAGTTTAATACAGATAAGCAGGTAACTTATGCACCTACTTGTTTTATGCTTATAAAAAAAGTAGTGTTCGATAGTGTTGGAATGATGGACGAGAATTATTTTGTGTATTATGATGATACAGATTTTGTACACAGAGCATTGAACAAAAAGCAAAAAAGGCTATGGTATATTTCTAACTCTGTAATTTATCATAATGAATCTACTTCTACTGGAAAAATGAGTGATTTTTCAATAAGATTCTTATGGCGAAATCTGGTTTACTTTGCCCTGAAAAACTATAATCCTTTTTATGCAGGATATGTTATAGTGTATAATTTTTTATATATTTTAATCATATTATATTTCAGATATACCCGACATCAATGGTTAATTGCTTTGAAAGCCTATAAAGAAGGATTGAATTTATATTTGAATTCAAAATTAAATCAAAAAAAAATAATAAGTAATGGAGCCTACTTTTAG
- a CDS encoding NAD-dependent epimerase/dehydratase family protein translates to MKNILITGGAGFIGSNIALKLVEKGMNVTVLDNLSPQIHGDHPEITSPLYKSILNKVTFKKGSVTVKEDWENVIKGQDAIIHLAAETGTGQSMYEIQKYIEVNTGGTALMLDILTNTSHQVKKVIIASSRAIYGEGKYKCAEHGIVYPTERSDEDMAKGDFSCKCPECHKVVEILPTTEDSKIHPSSVYGITKQNQEQLVLTVCKSLGIAAVGYRYQNVYGPGQSLSNPYTGILSIFSTRIKNGNSINIFEDGKETRDFVYIEDVVSATILGLEKDEANNKVYNVGTGIATDVMTVAETLVKFYQREVPIQISGNYRLGDIRHNFADISNIKLELGFEPQWNFEKGIEAFTNWVDKQEIPEDKYELSIEEMKNKGLYK, encoded by the coding sequence ATGAAAAATATATTAATTACGGGAGGAGCAGGTTTTATAGGCTCAAATATAGCGTTGAAGCTTGTAGAAAAGGGAATGAATGTGACCGTTTTAGATAATCTGTCGCCGCAAATTCATGGTGATCATCCCGAAATCACTTCACCTCTCTATAAAAGTATACTGAATAAGGTTACCTTTAAAAAAGGTTCTGTAACAGTAAAAGAAGATTGGGAAAATGTTATTAAAGGGCAGGATGCCATTATCCATTTAGCAGCGGAAACGGGAACAGGGCAGTCTATGTATGAAATTCAAAAGTACATTGAAGTAAATACCGGAGGAACCGCTCTTATGCTGGATATTCTTACCAATACCTCTCACCAGGTGAAAAAAGTAATTATAGCTTCTTCCAGGGCTATTTATGGTGAAGGAAAATATAAGTGTGCAGAACACGGAATTGTATATCCTACAGAACGATCAGACGAAGATATGGCAAAAGGAGATTTTTCGTGTAAATGTCCTGAATGCCATAAAGTAGTTGAAATACTTCCTACCACCGAAGATAGCAAAATTCACCCTTCTTCTGTGTATGGAATTACTAAACAAAATCAAGAACAATTAGTTTTAACGGTATGTAAATCTTTAGGAATTGCAGCAGTAGGATACAGATATCAAAATGTATATGGACCAGGACAATCTTTATCAAATCCTTATACAGGAATATTGTCTATTTTTTCTACCCGGATTAAAAACGGAAATTCAATCAATATTTTTGAAGACGGAAAAGAAACTAGAGATTTTGTTTATATAGAAGACGTAGTGTCTGCTACTATTTTGGGATTGGAAAAAGATGAAGCCAATAATAAAGTTTATAATGTAGGAACGGGTATTGCAACGGATGTAATGACTGTTGCAGAAACTTTGGTTAAGTTCTATCAAAGAGAAGTCCCGATACAGATTTCCGGTAATTATAGATTGGGAGATATACGACATAATTTTGCAGATATTTCCAACATAAAATTAGAATTAGGTTTTGAACCGCAATGGAATTTTGAAAAAGGTATAGAAGCTTTTACAAATTGGGTGGATAAGCAGGAAATTCCTGAAGATAAATATGAATTATCTATCGAGGAAATGAAAAACAAAGGTCTATACAAATGA
- a CDS encoding acyltransferase, whose amino-acid sequence MIYYNLVVYPLNKLKFGAFGYRSWIKNFIRIEKPKNIFIGKNVSIGKYAWLAANPLTGYKNCKLEIGDNTYIGNSTHIYCTKSIIIEKSVLIADRVYISDNQHGYKDINRPIIEQPIVQLSDVVIKEGSWIGENVCISGASIGKNSIVGANSVVNKSIPDYCIAVGAPAKIIKRYSFEKQAWLKTDAQGNFIEG is encoded by the coding sequence ATGATTTACTATAATTTAGTAGTATACCCACTAAATAAATTGAAATTTGGGGCTTTTGGGTATAGGTCTTGGATCAAAAATTTTATTCGAATAGAAAAGCCTAAAAATATATTTATAGGTAAAAATGTTTCTATTGGGAAATACGCATGGTTAGCTGCTAATCCTTTAACGGGCTATAAGAATTGTAAATTAGAAATAGGGGACAATACCTATATAGGAAATTCTACTCACATTTATTGTACTAAAAGTATTATAATTGAAAAATCTGTGCTTATCGCGGATAGAGTGTATATTTCGGATAATCAGCATGGATATAAAGATATTAACCGTCCTATAATTGAGCAGCCAATTGTTCAGCTTTCTGATGTTGTTATAAAAGAAGGTTCATGGATTGGAGAAAATGTTTGCATCTCCGGTGCAAGTATAGGTAAAAACAGTATTGTAGGTGCCAATTCTGTCGTAAATAAATCAATTCCGGATTATTGCATAGCAGTTGGTGCACCGGCTAAAATTATAAAACGGTATTCATTTGAAAAACAAGCATGGTTGAAAACTGATGCTCAAGGTAACTTTATTGAGGGATGA